In Micropterus dolomieu isolate WLL.071019.BEF.003 ecotype Adirondacks linkage group LG17, ASM2129224v1, whole genome shotgun sequence, one genomic interval encodes:
- the LOC123985869 gene encoding uncharacterized protein LOC123985869, with amino-acid sequence MAASTLRRKIPPISTGELGAPPLRQASHSQSRPGTGAEPAGRQHLIGDGHSDWMTEKVDLSSFVSTTESSPSSSLPPSPLEHDVKVPSDLEVMTSLLQEELAQLEDYFRSESTSTTNKLEKSSKCDKGAQAMGSQSYYQLPYGSYGTSQSETSPVVVTLATGELDLASFCGGPIGRTKIARPAPYNYHHRYHHNNGRRIISEAVKVGEEVGLDTWGSRGSYSGSTELSVNHYSTLKTVSKSSLGSVKKVRECALSLKEEESYCFSEGMFCSEEIARGFCLGGSYDGHHKREGQLMHNVKVNVSYDSTGLEVLHCSKDGGLSGSIPQETMVAGDYFHQSMASTEPYHSFIGDLDQPSQAQAVEPQHGHYLYPECLADQSYECLSRGEGEGTLLGAPIHRPTQRLKDEPCSVKPALVMGAASLDSGTGERKQKKRDQNKTAAHRYRLRKRAELDSLEEELHGLEGQNRELRDKAESVEREIQYVKDLLIEVYKARSQRLKQDGSA; translated from the exons ATGGCGGCATCGACCCTTCGCAGGAAAATTCCTCCCATTTCCACAGGCGAGCTCGGCGCTCCCCCTCTCCGACAGGCTAGCCACAGCCAATCACGGCCGGGGACGGGGGCGGAGCCAGCGGGGAGGCAGCACTTAATTG gtGATGGTCACTCAGATTGGATGACGGAAAAAGTTGATTTGTCTTCATTTGTGTCGACAACCGAATCTTCTCCCAGCTCATCCCTTCCACCCTCGCCGTTAGAACACGATGTCAAGGTGCCCTCGGATCTGGAGGTCATGACCTCTCTActgcaggaggagctggctCAGCTGGAGGACTACTTCCGCTCCGAGTCCACATCCACGACAAACAAGTTGGAGAAATCCTCAAAATGTGACAAGGGTGCCCAAGCCATGGGCTCCCAGTCTTATTATCAGTTACCCTATGGCTCGTATGggaccagccaatcagaaaccagCCCTGTGGTTGTTACCTTGGCAACAGGGGAACTGGACCTGGCCAGCTTCTGCGGCGGCCCCATCGGCAGAACCAAAATCGCGCGACCCGCTCCGTACAACTACCATCACCGCTACCACCACAATAATGGGCGAAGAATCATCAGCGAGGCGGTGAAAGTCGGGGAGGAAGTTGGACTTGATACGTGGGGCTCCAGGGGAAGTTACTCAGGAAGCACAGAGTTGTCTGTGAACCACTACTCCACACTGAAGACAGTGAGCAAGAGCAGCCTCGGTAGCGTCAAGAAGGTGAGAGAATGTGCTTTATCGTTGAAGGAAGAGGAGAGTTATTGTTTTTCAGAAGGAATGTTTTGCAGCGAAGAGATTGCTCGAGGGTTTTGTCTGGGCGGCTCGTACGACGGCCACCACAAGCGAGAGGGACAGTTGATGCACAACGTGAAGGTCAATGTAAGTTACGACAGCACGGGGCTCGAGGTCTTGCACTGCAGCAAAGACGGAGGACTTTCTGGAAGTATTCCCCAAGAGACAATGGTGGCCGGTGACTACTTCCACCAGTCCATGGCCAGCACAGAGCCTTACCATAGCTTTATAGGTGACCTAGATCAGCCGTCACAAGCACAGGCTGTAGAGCCCCAACATGGCCACTACCTCTATCCAGAATGCCTTGCGGACCAAAGCTATGAATGTCTGTCCAGAGGGGAGGGCGAGGGGACGCTGCTGGGTGCCCCCATCCACCGCCCCACCCAGAGACTAAAGGATGAGCCCTGCTCCGTCAAACCGGCTCTGGTGATGGGCGCCGCTTCTCTGGATTCTGGCACTGGAGAGAggaagcagaagaagagagacCAGAATAAAACTGCTGCTCACAG gTACAGGCTGCGTAAGAGGgcggagctggactctctggaggaggagctgcatGGCCTCGAGGGGCAGAACCGGGAGCTTCGTGACAAGGCGGAGTCGGTGGAGCGAGAAATCCAGTACGTCAAAGATTTACTGATCGAGGTCTACAAGGCGCGCAGTCAGCGGCTCAAACAGGATGGCAGTGCCTAA